A section of the Paralichthys olivaceus isolate ysfri-2021 chromosome 16, ASM2471397v2, whole genome shotgun sequence genome encodes:
- the LOC109641796 gene encoding uncharacterized protein KIAA0040 homolog — MDDKIDSIQDLFNQIWRFTTDKHNQGVYNTVCLVVLLTLPLLVLLITFVVCCHCCCCRHANGCCCCRDAMATARSEQKKKKNSANTEDLWISVKTGPMTPDRVALDMV; from the coding sequence ATGGATGACAAAATTGACAGCATTCAGGATTTGTTCAACCAAATCTGGAGGTTCACCACTGACAAACACAACCAGGGGGTTTACAACACAGTCTGTCTGGTGGTCCTCCTCACGCTTCCCCTGCTGGTCCTCCTCATTACTTTTGTGGtgtgctgccactgctgctgctgtcgccaTGCCAAcggctgttgctgctgcagagacgcCATGGCAACCGCAAGGtcggagcagaagaagaaaaaaaattcagccAATACAGAGGACTTGTGGATTTCTGTTAAGACGGGGCCGATGACACCTGACAGGGTTGCACTGGACATGGTGTAG